The window aaggggaccctccggaaaatttgatgaaaaatctaaaaaatattttgttccaagattttgatgcagattgacggggaatcgatctacaaaccgtttaaggtattccgctcaagaatagTATGATTATTTGCAAAGATATAGcattcgctgggggccatatattcgctccatgcacttttcttgatttttgaaggggaccctccggaaaatttgatgaaaaatctaaaaaatattttgttccaagattttgatgcagattgacggggaatcgatctacaaaccgtttaaggtattccgctcaagaatcggatgattattggcgaagatatagccttcgctgggggccatatagtggctccatgcacttttcttgatttttgaaggggaccctccggaaaatttgatgaaaaatctaaaaaatattttgttccaagattttgatgcagattgacggggaatcgatctacaaaccgtttaaggtattccgctcaagaatagTATGATTATttgcaaagatatagccttcgctgggggccatatattcgctccatgcacttttcttgatttttgaaggggaccctccggaaaatttgatgaaaaatctaaaaaatattttgttcccatattttgatgcagattgacggagaatcgatctacaaaccgtttaaggtattccgctcaagaatcggatgattatttgcaaagatatagccttcgctgggggccatatagtggcttcatgcacttttcttgatttttgaaggggaccctccggaaaatttgatgaaaaatctaaaaaatattttgttccaagattttgatgcagattgacggggaatcgatctacaaaccgtttaaggtattccggtcaagaatcggatgattatttgcgaagatatagccttcgctggggccatatagtggctccatgcacttttcttgatttttgaaggggaccctccggaaaatttgatgaaaaatctaaaaaatattttgttccaagattttgatgcagattgacggggaatcgatctacaaaccgtttaaggtattccgctcaagaatcggatgattatttgcaaagatatagccttcgctgggggccatatattcgctccatgcacttttcttgatttttgaaggggaccctccggaaaatttgatgaaaaatctaaaaaatattttgttcccatattttgatgcagattgacggagaatcgatctacaaaccgtttaaggtattccgctcaagaatcggatgattatttgcaaagatatagccttcgctgggggccatatagtggctccatgcacttttcttgatttttgaaggggaccctccggaaaatttgatgaaaaatctaaaaaatattttgttccaagattttgatgcagattgataggcaatcgatctacaaatcgtttaaggtatcccgctcaagaatcggatgattattggcgaagatatagccttcgctgggggccatatattcgctccatgcacttttcttgatttttgaaggggaccctccggaaaatttgatgaaaaatctaaaaaatattttgttccaagattttgatgcagattaacggggaatcgatctacaaatcgtttaaggaaTTCcattcaagaatcggatgattatttgcaaagatatagccttcgctgggaGTCATACCGTAGCTCTCtgcacttttcttgattttcgaaggggaccctccggaaaatttgatgaaaaatctaaaaaatattttgttccaagattttgatgcagattgacggggaatcgatctacaaaccgtttaaggtattccgctcaagaatcggatgattatttgcgaagatatagccttcgctggggccatatagtggctccatgcacttttcttgatttttgaaggggaccctccggaaaatttgatgaaaaatctaaaaaatattttgttccaagattttgatgcagattgacggggaatcgatctacaaaccgtttaaggtattccgctcaagaatcggatgattatttgcaaagatatagccttcgctgggggccatatattcgctccatgcacttttcttgatttttgaaggggaccctccggaaaatttgatgaaaaatctaaaaaatattttgttcccatattttgatgcagattgacggagaatcgatctacaaaccgtttaaggtattccgctcaagaatcggatgattatttgcaaagatatagccttcgctgggggccatatagtggctccatgcacttttcttgatttttgaaggggaccctccggaaaatttgatgaaaaatctaaaaaatattttgttccaagattttgatgcagattgataggcaatcgatctacaaatcgtttaaggtatcccgctcaagaatcggatgattattggcgaagatatagccttcgctgggggccatatattcgctccatgcacttttcttgatttttgaaggggaccctccggaaaatttgatgaaaaatctaaaaaatattttgttccaagattttgatgcagattaacggggaatcgatctacaaatcgtttaaggaaTTCcattcaagaatcggatgattatttgcaaagatatagccttcgctgggaGTCATACCGTAGCTCTCtgcacttttcttgattttcgaaggggaccctccggaaaatttgatgaaaaatctaaaaaatattgtgttcccagattttgatgcagattggtgggaaatcgatctacaaatcgttgaaggtattccgctcaagaatcggatgattattggcaaagatatagccttcgcacgGGGGCGCTGGGCTCCATGCATTGTAGAATATTTTTGGAAGAAGATAATATTATTAACCATTTATTTTGTAGCATATTAATTTGTTACTTttcatccatccatccaggTGCCCAATACCAAAGCAGTCGCTGGGATCAGCACTTTGGGGTGTTCCGATCTTCACCTGGGGATGCCCACCAGCAGCCTCAGGCCAACTGCATCTCCGCCGCTCATGCCCACTCGCATTCACATTCTGAGCAGCCCTTCGACCGGGAGGCACTCACCGCCGAGCTGATCAAGTTCTCAAAGTCGCTCAGGGATAGGAAATATATAGAGCATAAGCCCCCAAGCAACAGTGCGCGGCGAGGGCGCCAGATGCGTCCTGGCTCGGGATTGGGATCCAATCCAGGCGGAGGAGCTGGCTCCTCGTCGTCGGCCAGGAATTTTAGCAATTCTTCTAGCCTGATTCAACGTGCCACCAGAGAGTGCACCTTGCTGCAGCCGCCAGCCGCGAGTCGTGTTTATTGGCAGGCCTCTTCTTTCGATGGAGGCAGTGCCGGTCCTCCGGGCGTCATGACAAGTGCGGAGAAGCGCAGCGAGCGGAACAAGCGATCAGACACGGCCAAGAGGCATGTCCTTTCCCGCCAGCGACCCATCGAGCAGGAGGAGGCCCGGGATCATGGTCATAGCCCATTAGGACACAGACGGTAAGTGGTTgggaaattttttgaattttaattaatgtCCTCCTTATGTCCTCTTTCTAGGAACTCTACTATGTCGGACTCCTCGTACAGCGGCCGCTGGACGGCTCGCTGCGCCTCCATCGCCAGTCGTACCTCTAGCATCGAGTCCAGGCGCGTCCAAGTGGATCTTCATAGTCCGGAGGTAATGCCGAAGTCAATTCTGCGTTCTCCCAAGCGGTATAGCTCCGGACCCTCTGCCACTCCCTCCGTGGAGAAAGAATTCCGGTAAAATAAAAGGATAACCAATAACTATAGTTTGTTGCCATTTATTTATTGTGTATTTGTCATTTCAGGAGCCAACTATCTGTTTGCTCTGAGCCTCCGCCGCCGGTGCGGCAGCTTTCGGGTCAGTCCAGCATGGAGCCCGCAGTCCCCGAGGAGAGCCTCGACCAGTCGGACTGTCAGGAGCAGATCAGCCAGGAGAAGACAAATCAGAACTCGGAGTCTAAGGCCTCCTACGAGGAGATCACCGAGCTGCATAACCACACAAGCAGCCTGCCACCCAAGAAGACACGACCTGGATTCCTGCCCCTGGCGCTCAGCGAACAGGAGGAGGAAGCCAAGCCAGTGGTTACATCCTTGTATCGGAGCAACAGTTCCCGGCAGTTCTACAGACCCAAGAAGGGAGTGCCCAATGAGCGGGATGACTCCGTTTTCTACATACGCTCCATGGAAAGGGGACTGGCAGGAGCCGGAACAGAGGCGAACGGAGGTGGTAGCACGGACGACCACATGTACGACTCTCTTCGGGTCATCAACGAGAGGCGAACCACTTTGCTCAAGGCGGACTCCCAGAGCTCGCTGGGATCGGCGGAACGGAAACTGAGCAGTTTCTCCCTAAAAATGCCAGATATTACGGAGCGGGAGAACTCTATAGAAGTCGAAACGGATGCGGATGTGGAGaaaccatcatcatcatctccGCCTACACCGCCTGCCCCGCCGTTACCCACGTTACCAACGTCGCCACCTCCACCTGCCCGCCCACCCTCTGATGTCGAGCTTGGATTTAGGGATATCAAAGAAACCTAGGATAGTAAAGATTGGCCCACTTTATAGAGTTTTACCAGCAGCCATCGACAATTACTTTAGCAACTCGATTGATGtttgtatatgtatttatgtgtgtgtgcgtgtcgtttatttttataaccCCTAGATCGTACCTAGATAAGtgttatatatgtatatgccaTAATCTCTGTGTTGCCTCGGGCCTAAGCAATCAACTAACGAATCTTCAACGATGTCTATTAACTTGATTAACTAATGTTACTGTACAAATATCAACAGTTGCGATCGAAGTTTCCTTTCATTTCTATCTTTTACTTACAATTGAGGATTATATTTCAATGTTTCAACTTCCTTAATCTTTGATCGCAACTGGAAAGGCTAGTCTTCCTATTGTTAGAATATGAATTATATATCtgagtgtttatttttaagacaAGCAATTACAGAGTTTCTTGTTCCAAACTTgttaaaaaacgaaaaaaaaaaaagagtgcaGCGAATTTTGGAATATTGTTCATTGCATGATTAATAttggaaaataaaatcaaacaatGTGTGTCTAAAATGGATTTAAGTTTTGTCTAAAAGAGGtcagataaaattttaaaactccCGCCTAAATCTTGCAGAGTTGCCACCACTTTGTTAGATTTGCATTGGAATCTTTTAAATAGTCAATTGGCGATGTATTTTGAAGAcgctttatttttaataaaatttaaagaatgtaaaatatcataaaacaaaatctttaaaaaacaataagcAAATAATGATTCAATAAATGTTTTATATATTGCAACGCCATCTGGGGAAAAAAGTTCTCGAAACGCTAAAGGATATTTCAAAATATCGATAGCAGCCACGAAAATCGATTTTCTATCAACTTTGAAAGCATTTGTTGATGTTTTGTCACTTTTATACAGCAGAACAACTAATTCGTTAAATGATattgaataaatataataaaatttaaaaaaaaaatttcattgcaCTATCGATAGTTATACACGGAATATCGATATTGGTATTTGGATACATTATCAACAACCCTAGATGATTCCCACCTCTATTCGGCcgaaaaataaagaacaaTAAAAATCGCCTTGTGGCCCGCTAAACGAATTCGATCGCTCCTTCAGTCCGACCGACTGCCGACGTGACCTTTCACCTGTGACCCGCGCCTCCGCGAGCGGAAAAGCAACGGCAGCCGCGTTAATTGGAGCAGCGTGAAAAAGTTGCGGAATATCGTGGCAGAAGAGTGTGGAACGAGACGGGAGAGAGCTAGGTCCGTCCAGCAGGCCGCCCGCACGCATAAAATATGATCAAATTGCTCGGAAATTGATTTCAATTGGCGACTCAACAAAAGGTACGTTCGATAAAGGCCCCCCACGGCCCCTTTTACCCACCACTCCCTCCGACATTCCTCGGCGTTCGCCGCTCTCTTTCGCTCAACgtgttcttttttttcggtCGCCATTTGGACATTGAGTCTTGGGGTACCCGGCGTTGTATCTGCATATGTAAGTCGATGTTAGCTTGAAGTTTAAAGTCGGACCAAATATCGAAAACTGGAGCTATGcgttagaaatatttttaatttcttataTTGCTCCTGGTGCGCCTGTGTGCGTGCGTTCTTGCGCTTGTGTTCGACAGAGATGAGTAATTTTCATTTGGAGCGACAGTGACAGATGCCGCAATCCGACcttactaaaaataaatagatcAGTTGAAGTAACTTTAATTGCTCCGTCTCACATGAAGCTTTGATTATGCTGAATGGTATTTGTTTGGAAAACATTCGAAATTCTTCGAATTGGGCCTTGGAACCTGTTACGCTCGCGGCCGATATACGTGACCCGGCAAAAATAGCACTTGCTCATCTCTAGCGGGCCGCCTAGTGTGTGGCACcgagaaaaaaatttgatAGGGGGAAAGGAAACTGTTCTGTTCGATCGCCGGgctcatttttgttttgattaatATTGAATTTCTGATTGTGTCTGCGCTTTTCGCCCGCAGACCCTCCCACTTTCATTTAGCTCCTTTTTGTTCTCTGTTTATTTGTCTTTCGTATTACACGGACAGAAATGCTGGGTTGCCAGGTCGCCGGCAGAAAGTTCCGGTTGTGGCACGCGGcctgaataaaaaaaaaagtatgttTGAGAGGAAAATATATGTCTTGTAttatatttgcttaaaactaattttcatattttttaatcaCAATTTTTTACATACTTTTCTCGCACGTAACAGCTAAACTTCAATGTCTGGCGCCCGCTGCGACTCTTGAGACTTGATTCACTCGCTTAGAAAACCAACCAGGACTTAGCCAAGCTCCGAACTGAGGCTTTTTGGCCATGGCGCAGCAAACGCAgccgcaacagcagcagcagcagacaGCGCCGCcgccgtcgtcgtcgtcgtcgacTTTGACGGGAGCTGCCGCAGCGGGAGGAGCCGGTGGTGACACAGTTGCGCCTCTATCCGCCCCCTCAACTCCCCAACCATCTACAGTCAGtggcaataacaacaacaacaccattGTCTCTCCATCGGGTAACAACAATGTGCTGACTCCTGTCCACGCTCTGGCCACTGCCGGCCAGCCGGTCTTCAATCAGATGTACATGCCCGCCCATGCAGCACATCCGCACGCTGGACCGCCCTATCCGGCCATGATGCCGGCGCACATTCCCAACGTTTTCGTGAACAATGTAACTGCCAATGTGAATCTGCATGGGTGGTCGCACTCTGTGCCGCCCAACTACCTACCGGGTGCCCAGCCGCACTACATTGGTCCTGGCGACATGGCCCAGGAACAGGTGAGTTGGCATGGTGAATAGCTAGCCAATTGGATTC of the Drosophila ananassae strain 14024-0371.13 chromosome 2R, ASM1763931v2, whole genome shotgun sequence genome contains:
- the LOC6507048 gene encoding uncharacterized protein LOC6507048 translates to MPSRRSGGGGTVKRKHSLGNLRRAHPASGATWNVQVVRGKMSSKCLWHACRALILGLTLMLLGAGMATLGYYADHLSMGSELRGNVTVRVKNDLKGFHLNNFAYVGPIVMGFGGFIVVASCVMTFEARDSAAKVVPARLRAGGGGSNKNHSRSNQGSSASQRRGMGAQYQSSRWDQHFGVFRSSPGDAHQQPQANCISAAHAHSHSHSEQPFDREALTAELIKFSKSLRDRKYIEHKPPSNSARRGRQMRPGSGLGSNPGGGAGSSSSARNFSNSSSLIQRATRECTLLQPPAASRVYWQASSFDGGSAGPPGVMTSAEKRSERNKRSDTAKRHVLSRQRPIEQEEARDHGHSPLGHRRNSTMSDSSYSGRWTARCASIASRTSSIESRRVQVDLHSPEVMPKSILRSPKRYSSGPSATPSVEKEFRSQLSVCSEPPPPVRQLSGQSSMEPAVPEESLDQSDCQEQISQEKTNQNSESKASYEEITELHNHTSSLPPKKTRPGFLPLALSEQEEEAKPVVTSLYRSNSSRQFYRPKKGVPNERDDSVFYIRSMERGLAGAGTEANGGGSTDDHMYDSLRVINERRTTLLKADSQSSLGSAERKLSSFSLKMPDITERENSIEVETDADVEKPSSSSPPTPPAPPLPTLPTSPPPPARPPSDVELGFRDIKET